The proteins below come from a single Triticum aestivum cultivar Chinese Spring chromosome 5D, IWGSC CS RefSeq v2.1, whole genome shotgun sequence genomic window:
- the LOC123124066 gene encoding cytochrome P450 94B3 encodes MLLLLLLLLPAILYISHRIVRRTLAKKKPSSHGLTSHPLLGHLYAFLKNRHRFLDWSTDLIIGSPERRMGFWIPGMITCIITGNPADVEHVLRTNFANYPKGDSTIPVMGDFLGHGIFNSDGEQWLWQRKSASREFTTHSLRGFVIDSVQSEVRNRLLPLLRRAGASGGHRVLDMQDVLERFAFDTVCMISFGHDPCSLADDGVLTDGKSDFMRAFIEAQELTVKRWLEVTWKIKRWLDVGKERRLRKAIANVHGFAMDIVRARRQSSSGNNNRGDLLSRLVASGDHGDEALRDIVLSFLLAGRETTSSALTWFFWLVSSRPNVVARIADEVRSVRFTTGTHPGDPFTFDDLRSMQYLHAALTESMRLYPPVAIDSSETCAADDTLPDGTHVGAGWSITYNAYAMGRLATIWGTDCAEFKPERWLDDDGAFRPVSPFLYTVFHAGPRTCLGKEMAYVQMKSIVASVLEEFVVDVMADKAGSGVPEHALSITLRMKGGLPVQIRRRLEA; translated from the coding sequence atgctcctgctcctgctcctgctgctTCCTGCCATACTCTACATTTCCCACCGCATCGTGCGGCGTACTCTGGCCAAGAAGAAGCCGAGCAGCCATGGCCTCACTAGCCACCCGCTGCTCGGCCACCTCTATGCGTTCCTCAAGAACCGCCACCGCTTCCTCGACTGGTCGACCGACCTCATCATCGGCAGCCCGGAGCGGAGGATGGGCTTCTGGATTCCCGGGATGATCACCTGCATCATCACGGGCAACCCGGCCGACGTCGAGCACGTCCTGCGCACCAATTTCGCCAACTACCCCAAAGGCGACAGCACCATCCCCGTCATGGGCGACTTCCTCGGCCACGGCATCTTCAACTCCGACGGGGAGCAGTGGCTCTGGCAGCGGAAGAGCGCCAGCCGTGAGTTCACCACGCACTCGCTCCGCGGTTTCGTCATCGATTCCGTGCAGTCCGAGGTCAGAAACAGGCTGCTGCCGTTGCTGCGACGCGCGGGGGCCAGCGGCGGCCACAGGGTTCTCGACATGCAGGACGTGCTCGAGCGATTCGCGTTCGATACCGTCTGCATGATCTCCTTCGGCCACGACCCGTGCTCCCTCGCCGACGACGGTGTCTTGACAGACGGCAAGTCAGACTTCATGCGTGCCTTCATCGAGGCGCAAGAACTCACCGTTAAGCGGTGGCTGGAGGTCACCTGGAAGATCAAGAGGTGGCTCGATGTCGGCAAAGAGCGCCGCCTGAGGAAGGCCATCGCCAACGTACATGGGTTCGCCATGGACATCGTCCGCGCCCGCCGTCAAAGCTCGTCTGGGAATAACAACAGAGGCGACCTTCTGTCAAGGCTCGTGGCGAGCGGCGATCACGGCGACGAGGCGCTCCGGGACATCGTCCTCAGTTTCCTGCTCGCCGGCCGCGAGACGACATCCTCGGCGCTGACGTGGTTCTTCTGGCTCGTGTCGTCCCGACCGAACGTTGTCGCACGCATCGCCGACGAGGTCCGCTCGGTTCGGTTCACAACGGGCACCCACCCTGGCGATCCATTCACGTTCGATGATCTCCGGAGCATGCAGTACCTGCACGCCGCGCTCACCGAGTCGATGAGGCTCTACCCACCGGTGGCGATTGACTCCTCCGAGACATGTGCGGCAGATGACACGCTCCCTGATGGCACGCACGTCGGTGCCGGCTGGTCCATCACATACAATGCGTACGCCATGGGGCGGCTCGCCACGATATGGGGCACAGACTGCGCCGAGTTCAAGCCCGAGCGGTGGCTCGACGACGATGGGGCTTTCCGGCCGGTGAGCCCGTTCCTGTACACGGTGTTCCACGCCGGACCGAGGACGTGCCTTGGGAAGGAGATGGCATACGTGCAGATGAAGTCCATTGTCGCCAGTGTTCTCGAAGAATTCGTGGTCGACGTCATGGCAGATAAGGCCGGCAGCGGCGTGCCAGAGCACGCGCTTTCGATAACCCTGAGGATGAAGGGTGGCTTGCCTGTCCAAATAAGGAGAAGGCTGGAAGCCTAG